The genomic stretch ACGCGTAGCGAAGCGCCGAACGATACCCCTCACCGCGTGCTGATCGTGGACGACTCTCTGAATACCCGAGAAATCGAGAAGGACGTGCTGGAAGCGTGGGGCTATCACGTCACCTTGGCGGAAAACGGCCGCGATGGGTTGAATAAAGCCCTGGCCGAGCCCTTCGACGCCGTGCTCACCGACGTCGAGATGCCCGTGATGGATGGCTTTGCGCTGACCGCCAGACTGCGCGAAAATGATCTTTATCGTCACAAGCCGATTATCATCATCACCTCCCGCGAAAAAGAGAGTGACCGTCAGCGGGGAATGGAAGTCGGCGCCGATGCCTACATCGTGAAAGGCAGCTTCGATCAAAACAACTTAGTGGAGACGCTCAAAGCCCTGCTGGGCTAAGTCTCCCGCCAAGAGGATTACCATGCGAATATTGGTCGTAGACGACGACCCCCTAGCGGGGGAGATGACCGGGGCACTGCTAGAGTTTCAGGGCCACGATGTCCTACTCGCCAACGACGCCATGGAGGCTACCAGCCAGTTGGATGCCCATGACGATATCGCGATGATCGTCAGCGATATGCACATGCCGCTGATCAACGGTATCGAGCTGTTACACATGCTGCGTGAGCAGGGGGTCATGCTGCCGTTCATCCTGCTCACGGGCGATACGCCAGATGAGTCGCTGCGCCAAACACCGGGTCTTAGCGCTTGCCTGCAGAAAGATGCAGCGCTGGACACTTCGCTCGAGCACGCTGTCGCCCACGCGCTGGGTGAGTAGCCATGCCGTTACCTACGCCATGCACCGCTCGCCCACCCGCACAGGTAGCCTGATGTCCCCCTCTGCTCCTTCGTTGCACGACAAACTCAATCAACTGCGCCAACGTTTCATCGACCAGTTACCCGCGCGCTTACAGCACACGGTCGACCAGTGGCAACAGAGCCAAGCGTCTTCCGAAGCGCACGCGCGCCTGGGGCCAGAACTGCATCGGTTTTTCCACAGCTTGAAGGGAACGGGACGTTCATTGGGCTTCGAGCGGATTGCGCTACTGGCCGACCAGGGCGAGACCGCCCTCCATGAGCAGCCTCCCGCAGGCGACGTGGTCGAACGCGTATTTGCCCAGCTCGCCGAAGAGCAGCAGCGGCTGCAGTCGCTGCCGGGGCAGCAGCGGGCGCTGGCGGCGATGAATAGCGTCGAGTTCTCGCCCAAGCCAGTACAAACCCGCAGCAAGCGCCAACGGCTGATCTAC from Halomonas meridiana encodes the following:
- a CDS encoding response regulator, with translation MRILVVDDDPLAGEMTGALLEFQGHDVLLANDAMEATSQLDAHDDIAMIVSDMHMPLINGIELLHMLREQGVMLPFILLTGDTPDESLRQTPGLSACLQKDAALDTSLEHAVAHALGE